In Micromonospora purpureochromogenes, a single window of DNA contains:
- the pdxR gene encoding MocR-like pyridoxine biosynthesis transcription factor PdxR: MTLAVQLRDALRRQIEEGALLPGTRVPSSRQLAVDLGVSRSVVVEAYEQLGAEGYLVSQRGSGTSVAATARTEVGSALTPEDRAPARALRDLRTGGSDVSAFPRQEWIRCVSSVVSAAGPRELGYAPPSGLPVARHTLAGYLGRVRGVRTRPEHLMITSGFAQGLALLCRVLRDRGHDTLGVEDPGHPGEWKFIADAGLRPVGIPVDRRGIRVDELARSGVRAVLTTPTSQFPTGVALDPERRAELVDWARSVDGYIVEDDFDAAFAGPSQRMPALQSLAPDRVIYAGSASKVLAPALRLGWLATPTELTAPVERLRAGWDLGCSGLEQLAFARLVDTGAFDRHLRRLRAEFQKRRQTVRQHISRHLPGVTLLGGDSGLQAYLVLPRRCAEEEMVQAARRRSVLVRGGRFYALRDDDRPPALVVGYAGVRGAELGRGLAGIAAAYRDVIG; encoded by the coding sequence GTGACATTGGCGGTGCAGCTCCGGGACGCGTTACGCCGGCAGATCGAGGAGGGAGCGCTGCTCCCCGGCACCCGCGTCCCGTCGAGCCGGCAGCTCGCCGTCGACCTCGGCGTGTCCCGGAGTGTGGTGGTCGAGGCGTACGAGCAGCTCGGCGCCGAGGGCTATCTGGTCTCCCAGCGGGGCTCCGGCACCTCCGTCGCGGCGACGGCCCGCACCGAGGTCGGCTCGGCGCTCACCCCGGAGGACCGGGCCCCCGCGAGGGCCCTCCGGGACCTGCGCACCGGCGGCTCCGACGTGTCCGCCTTCCCGCGCCAGGAGTGGATCCGCTGCGTCAGCTCTGTGGTCAGCGCTGCCGGCCCGCGGGAGCTGGGCTACGCGCCGCCGTCCGGGCTGCCGGTGGCCCGGCACACGCTCGCCGGCTATCTGGGTCGGGTACGCGGAGTCCGGACCCGACCCGAACACCTCATGATCACCTCGGGGTTCGCCCAGGGGCTCGCGCTGCTCTGCCGGGTGCTGCGGGACCGGGGCCACGACACGCTGGGCGTGGAGGACCCGGGGCACCCGGGCGAATGGAAGTTCATCGCGGACGCCGGCCTACGCCCGGTGGGTATCCCGGTCGACCGACGCGGCATCCGGGTCGACGAGCTGGCCCGCAGCGGCGTCCGGGCGGTGCTCACCACCCCGACCAGCCAGTTCCCGACCGGGGTCGCACTCGACCCGGAACGCCGGGCGGAACTGGTCGACTGGGCCCGCTCGGTGGACGGGTACATCGTCGAGGACGACTTCGACGCGGCGTTCGCCGGGCCGTCGCAGCGCATGCCGGCCCTCCAGAGCCTCGCCCCCGACCGGGTGATCTACGCGGGCAGCGCCAGCAAGGTGCTCGCCCCGGCACTGCGGCTCGGCTGGCTCGCCACGCCCACCGAGCTGACCGCGCCGGTCGAGCGACTCCGGGCCGGCTGGGACCTCGGTTGCTCCGGTCTCGAACAGCTCGCGTTCGCCCGGCTGGTCGACACCGGCGCCTTCGACCGGCACCTGCGCCGGCTGCGCGCCGAGTTCCAGAAGCGCCGCCAGACGGTACGCCAGCACATCAGCCGCCATCTGCCCGGCGTCACGCTGCTCGGCGGGGACAGCGGACTGCAGGCGTACCTGGTGCTGCCCCGGCGGTGCGCCGAGGAAGAGATGGTGCAGGCCGCCCGGCGGCGGTCGGTGCTGGTCCGGGGCGGCCGGTTCTACGCCCTGCGGGACGACGACCGTCCACCGGCACTGGTCGTCGGCTACGCCGGGGTACGCGGGGCCGAGCTCGGCCGGGGCCTGGCCGGGATCGCCGCGGCGTACCGCGACGTGATCGGGTGA
- a CDS encoding anthranilate synthase component I family protein, with protein MTSVTLPSINPLSLYTALAEKVAADNIYLFESLDGPARDRHSAAVGWGRLAELRIIADRFELTAAGPLGDALAVVVTAVLGEPVRRRGDTHGWAVPGPAQVWAALRAVQRSFAVETTVSADSFAFGFLTTLAYEAARDMDELSVDRAVDDVPRCTLALFRHTAWWDLRSGTVQQLSAGGPHLPTEPALAVADLVAGLPEDHRDVPVAPPPNLVRDNLDEETFAARVKQCLRHIEVGDSYQIQIGHRIDVETDLTPLQVYRRLRHRNPSPYMYLVPWAGRTVIGASPELFLRIDHGRVSMRPIAGTAARAADPETDRRRVAELLASEKERAEHVMLVDLCRNDIGRVCEPGTLSVDAMLDVEPFAYVHHLVSTVSGRLADDADVWAAICAAFPAGTMTGAPKLRAMEIIDGLEDEPRGVYAGSLGLVDVRGFAVLALCIRTAVHDGRRYRTQASAGVVADSTPAAEWRETLAKMSATYWALTGEELLP; from the coding sequence GTGACATCTGTCACACTGCCGTCAATCAATCCGTTGTCGCTCTACACGGCGCTCGCCGAAAAGGTTGCCGCCGATAACATCTACCTCTTCGAGAGCCTGGACGGCCCGGCCCGGGACCGGCACTCCGCGGCGGTGGGCTGGGGACGTCTCGCCGAGTTGCGGATCATCGCCGACCGGTTCGAACTGACCGCCGCCGGTCCGCTCGGCGACGCCCTCGCCGTCGTGGTCACGGCCGTCCTGGGCGAGCCCGTCCGGCGCCGGGGCGACACCCACGGCTGGGCGGTGCCGGGGCCCGCGCAGGTGTGGGCCGCGCTGCGGGCGGTGCAGCGGTCGTTCGCCGTCGAGACCACGGTGTCCGCCGACAGCTTCGCCTTCGGCTTCCTCACCACCCTGGCGTACGAGGCCGCGCGGGACATGGACGAGCTCTCCGTCGACCGGGCGGTCGACGACGTCCCCCGCTGCACGCTCGCACTCTTCCGGCACACCGCCTGGTGGGACCTGCGCTCCGGCACCGTCCAGCAGCTCTCCGCCGGCGGCCCGCACCTGCCGACCGAGCCCGCGCTCGCGGTGGCCGACCTGGTGGCCGGGCTCCCCGAGGACCACCGGGACGTGCCGGTCGCCCCGCCGCCGAACCTCGTGCGGGACAACCTCGACGAGGAGACCTTCGCGGCCCGGGTGAAGCAGTGCCTGCGACACATCGAGGTCGGCGACAGCTACCAGATCCAGATCGGCCACCGGATCGACGTCGAGACCGACCTCACCCCGCTCCAGGTCTACCGGCGGCTGCGCCACCGCAACCCCTCGCCGTACATGTACCTGGTGCCGTGGGCGGGCCGTACCGTCATCGGCGCGAGCCCGGAGCTGTTCCTCCGGATCGACCACGGGCGGGTGTCGATGCGTCCGATCGCCGGCACCGCGGCCCGGGCGGCCGATCCGGAGACCGACCGCCGGCGGGTGGCGGAGCTGCTGGCCAGCGAGAAGGAACGGGCCGAGCACGTCATGCTCGTCGACCTGTGCCGCAACGACATCGGCCGGGTCTGCGAGCCGGGGACGCTCTCGGTCGACGCGATGCTCGACGTCGAACCGTTCGCGTACGTGCACCACCTGGTCTCCACCGTCTCCGGTCGACTCGCCGACGACGCCGACGTGTGGGCGGCCATCTGCGCCGCCTTTCCGGCCGGCACCATGACCGGGGCCCCGAAGCTGCGGGCGATGGAGATCATCGACGGCCTGGAGGACGAGCCCCGGGGCGTCTACGCGGGGTCGCTCGGCCTGGTCGACGTGCGCGGCTTCGCGGTGCTCGCGCTCTGCATCCGCACCGCCGTCCACGATGGTCGCCGATACCGCACCCAGGCCTCCGCCGGGGTCGTCGCCGACTCCACACCCGCCGCCGAGTGGCGGGAGACGCTGGCCAAGATGAGCGCCACCTACTGGGCCCTGACCGGTGAGGAGCTGCTGCCGTGA
- a CDS encoding anthranilate synthase component II, translating into MKVLLVDAYDSFTHIIDQYLRTLGARTVVVRSRSRTDEELATLRPDAVVLGPGPGHPAESGHVELVRAFAGRVPLLGVCLGHQAIGLAYGGTIAVARHLMHGKTSLVGHDGRGVFSGAVAPLTVTRYHSLIVDDPVPPALEVTARASDDGYVMGVRHRSLAVEGVQFHPESVMTEDGLRLFDNFLRGAPTALPVAG; encoded by the coding sequence GTGAAGGTCCTGCTCGTCGACGCGTACGACAGCTTCACCCACATCATCGACCAGTACCTGCGCACCCTCGGCGCCCGTACCGTGGTGGTCCGCTCCCGGTCCCGGACGGACGAGGAACTCGCCACGCTGCGGCCGGACGCGGTGGTGCTCGGCCCCGGCCCGGGGCACCCCGCCGAGTCCGGGCACGTCGAGCTGGTGCGCGCCTTCGCCGGCCGGGTTCCGCTGCTCGGCGTCTGCCTCGGCCACCAGGCGATCGGGCTGGCCTACGGCGGGACGATCGCGGTCGCCCGGCACCTGATGCACGGCAAGACCAGCCTGGTCGGTCACGACGGCCGAGGGGTCTTCTCCGGGGCGGTCGCCCCGCTGACCGTCACCCGCTACCACTCGCTCATCGTCGACGACCCGGTGCCGCCCGCGCTGGAGGTCACCGCCCGGGCGTCCGACGACGGGTACGTGATGGGCGTGCGCCATCGCTCCCTCGCCGTGGAGGGGGTCCAGTTCCACCCGGAGAGCGTGATGACAGAGGACGGGCTGCGCCTGTTTGACAACTTCCTGCGCGGCGCCCCGACGGCGCTGCCCGTCGCAGGTTGA
- a CDS encoding SDR family NAD(P)-dependent oxidoreductase, which yields MPDHSAPVAVVTGGAGGIGRAVTAALAGAGHRVLSVDVEQSADPSAHAALVADVAVPGQVEELFGRIHERYGLPDVLVNNAGVYHARDFLDYDPTTYAQVLDVNLGAAFFCTQAYARALVAAGRPGSVVNVASISGQSGSPDAAYGASKGAVIALTRSLGRALSGHGIRVNAVAPGLVDTPMAARIPAGRRDDYRARIPLGRFGEPAEIAAAVAWLAGRDSSYVTATVLDVNGGLH from the coding sequence ATGCCTGACCACTCAGCCCCGGTCGCCGTGGTGACCGGCGGCGCGGGCGGGATCGGCCGTGCCGTCACGGCCGCCCTCGCCGGCGCCGGGCACCGGGTGCTCAGCGTCGACGTCGAACAGTCCGCCGACCCGTCGGCCCACGCCGCGCTGGTCGCCGACGTGGCCGTGCCCGGCCAGGTGGAGGAGCTCTTCGGGCGGATCCACGAGCGGTACGGGCTGCCCGACGTGCTGGTGAACAACGCCGGCGTCTACCACGCCCGGGACTTCCTCGACTACGACCCGACCACGTACGCCCAGGTGCTCGACGTCAACCTGGGCGCCGCGTTCTTCTGCACCCAGGCGTACGCCCGCGCCCTGGTCGCCGCCGGGCGGCCCGGCAGCGTGGTCAACGTCGCCTCGATCAGCGGGCAGTCCGGCAGCCCGGACGCCGCGTACGGCGCCTCGAAGGGCGCGGTCATCGCGCTCACCCGCAGCCTCGGCCGGGCGCTGTCCGGGCATGGCATCCGGGTCAACGCGGTCGCACCCGGGCTGGTCGACACCCCGATGGCCGCCCGGATCCCGGCCGGCCGGCGCGACGACTACCGGGCCCGGATCCCGCTGGGCCGGTTCGGCGAGCCGGCCGAGATCGCCGCCGCCGTCGCGTGGCTGGCCGGCCGGGACAGCAGCTACGTCACCGCCACCGTGCTGGACGTCAACGGCGGCCTGCACTGA
- a CDS encoding phenylacetate--CoA ligase family protein: protein MWLPTTGPAADFAADYLSLHRAFYARTLAAADLDAWRERQLRVVLDQVSVNSPFYARHLAGVDLSAVTPQTLDRLPFTTKTHLREEMLDVLSRPLADAVFFYETTGTTGRATPCPRDGREVVASNAHVTESWASIFRHHFGDHAPRIGLMGPTEVHSFGDTLGDVARNVGSMNAKIWPYSPVIGFAKALQLMKDLELEVICCTPGVALMLAKAAEHHGYRLREDFAVKLLLVTGEMCTPALARNLETVWGADVYNILYGSQEAFVIATACRNKRMHLSQTNYLIEVVDPETGESHGPRGSGELTVTMLIDGVKPLIRYRTGDAVIVDAPDCDCEMAGDLVQLVGRTLDRIELGGRRFTAGQVETAVLDGVTGSAGYQVVIDHEPSGGDRLTVRLELLKDLVDDPAGVAAGVRERAAATLGIPVEVELSDGLDPIVSTGAFVSWKAARIVDRRADADHETRVAQRMAGNRGYTT, encoded by the coding sequence ATGTGGCTTCCGACCACCGGACCGGCGGCCGACTTCGCCGCCGACTACCTGAGCCTGCACCGCGCCTTCTACGCCCGCACCCTCGCCGCCGCCGACCTCGACGCCTGGCGGGAACGGCAGTTGCGGGTGGTGCTCGACCAGGTGTCCGTGAACTCGCCGTTCTACGCCCGGCACCTGGCCGGCGTCGACCTGTCCGCGGTCACCCCGCAGACCCTGGACCGGTTGCCGTTCACCACGAAGACGCACCTGCGCGAGGAGATGCTCGACGTGTTGAGCCGGCCGCTGGCCGACGCGGTCTTCTTCTACGAGACGACCGGCACCACCGGCCGCGCCACCCCGTGCCCGCGGGACGGGCGCGAGGTGGTGGCGAGCAATGCCCACGTCACCGAGTCCTGGGCGTCGATCTTCCGGCACCACTTCGGCGACCACGCCCCCCGGATCGGGCTGATGGGGCCGACCGAGGTGCACTCGTTCGGGGACACCCTCGGTGACGTCGCCCGCAACGTCGGCTCGATGAACGCGAAGATCTGGCCGTACTCCCCGGTGATCGGGTTCGCCAAGGCGTTGCAGCTCATGAAGGACCTCGAACTGGAGGTCATCTGCTGCACGCCGGGTGTCGCGCTGATGCTGGCCAAGGCGGCCGAGCACCACGGCTACCGGCTGCGCGAGGACTTCGCCGTCAAGCTGCTCCTCGTCACCGGGGAGATGTGCACCCCGGCGCTGGCCCGCAACCTGGAGACCGTCTGGGGCGCCGACGTCTACAACATCCTGTACGGCTCGCAGGAGGCATTCGTCATCGCCACCGCCTGCCGTAACAAGCGGATGCACCTTTCCCAGACCAACTACCTCATCGAGGTGGTCGACCCGGAGACGGGCGAGTCGCACGGCCCGCGCGGCAGCGGCGAGCTCACCGTCACCATGCTGATCGACGGGGTGAAGCCGCTGATCCGCTACCGGACCGGCGACGCGGTGATCGTGGACGCGCCCGACTGCGACTGCGAGATGGCCGGCGACCTGGTGCAGCTCGTCGGCCGTACCCTCGACCGGATCGAGCTGGGCGGCCGGCGCTTCACCGCCGGCCAGGTCGAGACCGCCGTGCTCGACGGGGTCACCGGCTCCGCTGGCTACCAGGTGGTGATCGACCACGAGCCGTCCGGCGGCGACCGGTTGACCGTACGCCTGGAGCTGCTGAAGGACTTGGTCGACGACCCGGCCGGGGTGGCCGCCGGGGTCCGCGAACGGGCCGCCGCGACGCTCGGCATACCGGTCGAGGTGGAGCTGAGCGACGGGCTGGATCCGATCGTGAGCACCGGCGCCTTCGTGAGCTGGAAGGCCGCCCGGATCGTGGACCGGCGGGCCGACGCCGACCACGAGACCCGGGTCGCGCAGCGGATGGCGGGCAACCGTGGCTACACGACCTGA
- a CDS encoding prephenate dehydratase, producing MATRPDSVAESPAVPLPGPLTEAYGQRWRRLVDRWAERPGTVLATLGPPGTSSHLAATFLAERHGLRIELSDTFDAVLAALVERRVDQALVPSAYQGLTRFHWHRDLRLEAYFAQATPEYGIAARADREPSGPVGEVTVAALWEVRRIFADLAPAPLADRPVRWVDADSTQHAAEILAAGGADLAVTNAPGVRRHALRWVASRPGAEIVWTLFGHR from the coding sequence GTGGCTACACGACCTGACAGCGTCGCCGAGTCCCCCGCCGTCCCGCTGCCCGGACCGCTCACCGAGGCGTACGGGCAGCGGTGGCGGCGGCTGGTGGACCGGTGGGCGGAACGGCCCGGCACGGTGCTGGCCACCCTCGGCCCGCCCGGTACGTCCAGCCACCTCGCCGCCACCTTCCTCGCCGAGCGGCACGGACTGCGGATCGAACTGTCCGACACCTTCGACGCGGTGCTCGCCGCGCTGGTGGAGCGGCGGGTGGACCAGGCCCTGGTGCCGAGCGCGTACCAGGGGCTCACCCGCTTCCACTGGCACCGTGACCTGCGGCTGGAGGCGTACTTCGCGCAGGCCACCCCGGAGTACGGCATCGCGGCCCGGGCGGACCGCGAGCCGTCCGGGCCCGTCGGCGAGGTGACCGTGGCCGCCCTCTGGGAGGTCCGGCGGATCTTCGCCGACCTCGCGCCCGCGCCGTTGGCCGACCGCCCGGTCCGCTGGGTCGACGCCGACTCGACCCAGCACGCCGCCGAGATTCTCGCCGCCGGGGGAGCCGACCTCGCGGTGACCAACGCCCCCGGGGTACGCCGGCACGCGCTGCGCTGGGTGGCCAGCCGCCCGGGCGCCGAGATCGTGTGGACCCTCTTCGGCCACCGCTGA
- a CDS encoding amidohydrolase family protein — MSRRTLLHRATVQEGLGLASRPHHSVLLDGERIVAVLPDAQAPVHDPEVEVLDLDGRTVMPGMTLGHTHIAYLNVLDGRETLFKHTVPEVALGAAANAAAMLKLGYTAFVGAGSVAGIDMALRRAIDAGRLPGPRITPCSRDLMVSGPPERRNPAVKQRIPSDLMRLADTPEELVEYVDTEVAQGAEIIKVFSTGDDTFPNGRSHELLFTAEELVVAARAAHERGVRIRAHSRGLAGIRNAIAAGVDVIDHATYADDAALEAIAERGIFVVPSLHQPHRLLTTGTRYGKTPEYLETLEFTAEVENTLRILPLMVELGIPIVAGDDFGFAWTPHGRYAEELETYVTMAGIPAPVVLTWATANGARLAGHGDDAGTVQPGRLADLVVTDGDPAEDITVLGRPEAIELVLLGGRVVAGDAGRYRAPQPVAVA; from the coding sequence GTGTCCCGACGAACGCTGCTGCACCGCGCCACCGTCCAGGAAGGACTGGGCCTGGCCTCCCGCCCGCACCACAGCGTGCTGCTCGACGGCGAGCGCATCGTCGCGGTGCTGCCCGACGCGCAGGCTCCCGTGCACGACCCGGAGGTGGAGGTCCTCGACCTCGACGGCCGGACGGTGATGCCGGGCATGACGCTCGGCCACACCCACATCGCCTACCTGAACGTGCTCGACGGCCGGGAGACCCTGTTCAAGCACACCGTCCCCGAGGTGGCCCTGGGCGCCGCCGCCAACGCGGCCGCCATGCTCAAGCTGGGCTACACCGCGTTCGTCGGCGCCGGCTCGGTGGCCGGCATCGACATGGCGCTGCGCCGGGCGATCGACGCCGGGCGGCTGCCCGGCCCGCGGATCACCCCGTGCAGCCGGGACCTGATGGTCTCCGGCCCGCCGGAGCGCCGCAACCCGGCGGTCAAGCAGCGGATCCCCAGCGACCTGATGCGTCTGGCCGACACGCCGGAGGAGCTGGTCGAGTACGTCGACACCGAGGTCGCCCAAGGCGCGGAGATCATCAAGGTCTTCTCCACGGGCGACGACACCTTCCCCAACGGGCGCTCGCACGAGCTGCTCTTCACGGCGGAGGAGCTGGTCGTCGCCGCGCGGGCGGCACACGAGCGGGGGGTCCGGATCCGGGCGCACTCGCGCGGGCTGGCCGGCATCCGCAACGCCATCGCCGCCGGCGTCGACGTCATCGACCACGCCACGTACGCCGACGACGCGGCGCTGGAGGCGATCGCCGAGCGGGGCATCTTCGTGGTGCCGAGCCTGCACCAGCCGCACCGGCTGCTCACCACCGGCACCCGGTACGGCAAGACCCCGGAGTACCTGGAGACGCTGGAGTTCACCGCCGAGGTCGAGAACACCCTGCGGATCCTGCCGCTGATGGTGGAGCTGGGCATCCCGATCGTCGCCGGTGACGACTTCGGCTTCGCCTGGACACCGCACGGCCGGTACGCCGAGGAACTGGAGACGTACGTGACCATGGCCGGTATCCCCGCACCCGTGGTGCTGACCTGGGCCACCGCCAACGGCGCCCGGCTCGCCGGCCACGGCGACGACGCCGGCACCGTCCAGCCGGGGCGCCTCGCCGACCTGGTGGTCACCGACGGCGACCCCGCCGAGGACATCACCGTGCTGGGCCGGCCCGAGGCGATCGAGCTGGTGCTGCTCGGCGGCCGGGTCGTCGCCGGAGACGCCGGCCGGTACCGCGCCCCGCAGCCCGTGGCGGTGGCGTGA
- a CDS encoding MFS transporter: MRRVVPVVPLLAVGAFAIGTDTFVVAGVLPEVARTLRVSVASAGWVSTVFALAYAVAAPVLGALTGRLERRTVLAISLVGFTLGNVASALAPDLPLLLLARVLTAVSAALYVPAASASAAALAPPERRGRAMAVVLGGLSAATVVGVPFGTWVAADLQWRVTFWLLAAVGAACAVAVAVGLPALRLPSGPGLAVRLAPVRETRVGLAVLTTALFMTGGYLALTYVGALLAPATDGDGTVLAVLLLVFGVPAVAGTVLGGRATDRWGALPVLLVAVAGLAVVLATLPLTRQALVPAGLAMAVWGVTAMATQPAQQHRLFAIAPGSGPLLLSLNSSATFVGIALGGFLGNRLLRHGGVEALDLLGPVGAALCVLALGTALLGSRTGNRPDRPVGAAGEPARPAPDGAATGAPPR; the protein is encoded by the coding sequence ATGCGGCGGGTGGTACCGGTCGTCCCGCTGCTCGCGGTCGGTGCCTTCGCCATCGGCACCGACACCTTCGTGGTGGCCGGGGTGCTTCCCGAGGTGGCCCGGACGCTGCGGGTCAGCGTCGCCTCGGCCGGCTGGGTGAGCACCGTCTTCGCCCTCGCGTACGCCGTCGCCGCGCCGGTGCTCGGTGCGCTGACCGGCCGGCTCGAACGGCGCACCGTGCTGGCGATCTCGCTGGTCGGCTTCACCCTGGGCAACGTCGCCTCGGCGCTCGCCCCCGACCTGCCCCTGCTGCTGCTCGCCCGGGTCCTCACCGCGGTCAGCGCGGCGCTCTACGTTCCCGCCGCCTCCGCCTCGGCCGCCGCGCTCGCCCCGCCCGAGCGCCGAGGCCGGGCGATGGCGGTGGTGCTGGGCGGTCTGTCCGCGGCCACCGTGGTCGGCGTGCCGTTCGGCACCTGGGTCGCCGCGGACCTGCAGTGGCGGGTCACCTTCTGGCTGCTCGCCGCCGTCGGCGCGGCCTGCGCGGTGGCGGTGGCGGTCGGCCTGCCGGCGCTGCGGCTGCCGTCCGGGCCGGGGCTGGCCGTCCGGCTCGCCCCGGTACGCGAGACCCGGGTCGGGCTGGCCGTGCTCACCACCGCGCTCTTCATGACCGGCGGCTACCTGGCGCTGACCTACGTCGGGGCGCTGCTGGCCCCGGCGACCGACGGCGACGGCACCGTGCTGGCGGTGCTGCTGCTGGTCTTCGGCGTACCGGCGGTGGCCGGGACCGTGCTGGGCGGCCGGGCCACCGACCGGTGGGGCGCCCTGCCGGTGCTGCTGGTCGCGGTGGCCGGGTTGGCCGTGGTGCTGGCCACCCTGCCATTGACCCGGCAGGCCCTGGTGCCGGCCGGGCTGGCGATGGCCGTCTGGGGCGTCACCGCGATGGCCACCCAACCGGCCCAGCAGCACCGGCTCTTCGCGATCGCGCCGGGCTCCGGGCCGCTGCTGCTGTCGCTGAACTCGTCGGCCACCTTCGTCGGTATCGCCCTCGGCGGCTTCCTCGGCAACCGGCTGCTCCGGCACGGCGGCGTCGAGGCGCTCGACCTGCTCGGACCGGTCGGCGCGGCGCTCTGCGTGCTGGCGCTGGGCACCGCACTGCTCGGCTCCCGGACCGGAAACCGGCCGGACCGCCCTGTCGGTGCCGCCGGGGAACCGGCCCGACCGGCTCCCGACGGGGCCGCCACCGGCGCGCCACCGCGCTGA
- a CDS encoding B3/B4 domain-containing protein, which produces MRNTMTQLSDGADRLAVRVDDRVLTAVPDYVLGLIAVPAVEVVPEHPVVAALLTAAEDALHTARLDKAGVAGLPGIAAWREAYRAVGVNPNRFPCAAESIARRVAKGDRLPRINSLVDLCNSVSLGSALPVASCAVAGIADLVVRPADGTETYLPLGAPDEPELPEPGEVVYADADGRAHSRRWNWRQGHLVRTGLGRHRLLLTVEAAHPGGRADVEAALARLTAALDELTGAASPATARQQLVLDRAAATGVLFTAPVGDPSPGELGGVSLSPAGSPGRTRP; this is translated from the coding sequence ATGAGGAACACGATGACCCAGCTCAGCGACGGTGCCGACCGGCTCGCCGTCCGCGTCGACGACCGGGTGCTGACCGCCGTACCGGACTACGTCCTCGGCCTGATCGCCGTACCGGCGGTGGAGGTCGTGCCGGAGCATCCGGTGGTGGCCGCCCTGCTGACCGCCGCCGAGGACGCGCTGCACACCGCACGCCTGGACAAGGCGGGCGTGGCGGGGCTGCCCGGCATCGCCGCGTGGCGGGAGGCGTACCGGGCGGTGGGGGTGAACCCCAACCGGTTCCCGTGCGCCGCCGAGTCGATCGCCCGACGGGTGGCCAAGGGTGACCGGCTGCCCCGGATCAACTCCCTGGTCGACCTCTGCAACAGCGTCTCGCTCGGGTCGGCGCTGCCGGTGGCATCGTGCGCGGTCGCCGGCATCGCCGACCTCGTCGTCCGGCCGGCCGACGGCACCGAGACGTACCTGCCGCTCGGGGCGCCGGACGAGCCGGAGCTCCCCGAGCCGGGGGAGGTCGTCTACGCGGACGCGGACGGGCGGGCGCACTCGCGGCGGTGGAACTGGCGGCAGGGCCACCTGGTCCGTACCGGCCTGGGCCGGCACCGGCTGCTGCTCACCGTCGAGGCGGCCCACCCGGGCGGTCGGGCGGACGTCGAGGCCGCGCTGGCCCGGCTCACCGCCGCGCTCGACGAGCTGACCGGTGCGGCGTCGCCGGCCACCGCCCGTCAGCAGTTGGTGCTCGACCGGGCGGCCGCCACGGGCGTCCTGTTCACCGCCCCGGTCGGTGACCCGTCCCCCGGCGAGCTGGGCGGCGTGTCGCTCAGCCCCGCCGGCAGCCCCGGAAGGACCCGTCCGTGA